GAGGGTACGGCGGGTGGGTGAGGAAGGCATCCGTACCACCAGGAATGTGGTTCCTTCTGAGATATGCACGGAAGCTGGGACTTCCCGAGTCTCAGCATTCCTGTGCCAGGCAGCAAACTGCCTGTGCCAGGTAGCAACCCGCCCATCCTCCTCGGGCGGCGGTGGTCTCTGCTCAGATTATCCTCACTGGGCATGAAGGTCTTTGTGAGCACTCTTGTTAAGCCTGGTACAGGGAGTTATAGCAGTCTGCTTCCTTGCTTGGAAATACCTGATTTTCCTCCTTGTCAGGACACTTCTCAGGTCCATCTGCACCCTGGTCCAGCAGGACAGCCGTGTGTTTTAAGGTGTGACAGCTGGTGGGTGCTACACACTAGCACCGACTTTTTTGCTTCCTTCCAGTTCTGTTAGTTTAAATCTAGAGGTTATACATTTAAAATGTAACCCTAGCTTTTAATCTAATCCTCAATATCTGGGATGTGCCAGAAATGGGGCAGGATCTGTGGTTTCACAGCAGGATGCTGCCCTTCCTTTGGCAGGGTCTATCTGCGTCACGGTGGGCAAGCCAGGGAGGTGGAGACTTTCCACGGTTCACTGTTTGCGCCTTTCTTATTACACAGCGTGCGGTTTGGGAAAGCTGCAGCAGTGTTCACGCTGCGTTGAGAAGCGTTGGGGTTTGTGTGGTGGCCAAGGGGCTTCGAGAGGGCTGAATGTGCTGTAAAGCCAGGCCCCGGCACCTCAGAGGTCTCGGAGTCAGAGGCTTCGTGGTCTAAGCCACCAGTCTGCCAAGGGGCATACGCCACAGGTTCTTGTGAAGGTCTCTTGGTTGTTTCTTGGCCATTTAGACTCGGTCCTTCAGagaaaaacacaagaagaaactAATTTTTGCTGCTGAGTTTGGGATTTGCGTAAAGCCAATAACAAAAGAGGCACGAGGTCTTGATTGGCACctgtctgcagccctgaggaaacCACAGCGCGTGACTGCGTCGCGAAAGCGGCGTGCGAAGGAAGTGCGCAGAGGCGAGTTCAGGTTGAACTCGTGATGAGTAGGTTTAGCTCTCGTGTGTTTGTGTTCCAGGATTTTACATCTTTCGCATTCTTTTGAGGCAGAATTTGTGTGTGTGGTTGTACGTTGCTGGAAGCAATGTCTGGATGACGGCGCGTGTGAGGTGAGGAGCAGTGCGCTGGTGCAGGGAAGCCGGGAATGTGCTTGGCCTGCTGTGGGAAAGAGGAGACGGCAGGAAGCATCGGGCACTGTCCCTAGCTCAACCTCGCTGCTGTTCCTAACCCTCGGTGCAGGGAGCCTGCGAGCGACAGCTCCGGGAGCTTCCGTTTGGCCTTGGAAAGCAATCTTCTCTGCGTCCTTGCAGATTCGTACTGTGAGACACTGCCCATAGACGGCCCTCCCTCTTTCCGGGGACAGTCGGTGAAGTACGTGTACAAGCTGACCATCGGCTGCCAGCGCGTCAACTCCCCCATCAAGCTCCTGCGCGTTCCCTTCCGTGTCCTCGTGCTGCACGGTAAGGCCACGCGCTGCCCTCCCTGCAGACGcaggcccggccgcagcccgccccgctgACGCTCTCGCCTTCCCCGCAGGGCTCAAGGATTACCAGTTCCCACAGGATGAGGCCGTTGCACCTTCAAACCCcttcctggaggaggaggagggcttgaAGAAAGACTCTCGCCTGGCGGACCTGGCGAAAGAGCTGCTCATGGTGACCACCTCCCGACGCAGCCTGCGTAGGTCATATCCCCTGCCTGAACCTGCCATCCTGACCTGGGTGTGAAGCACAGCTCAGTGCTTGCTGCAAAAATCACTCGCTGGCATAGCGAAGCTCTGACTGGGGCCGTGGAGCAGCTCCATCAGGGCCCAATGGCGTCAGAATTTCCCGTGGACTCCTCCCTGCTAGTCTCAGGCTTTTCCTAATTCAGCTAGAGAGACCCTGTCCACAGTGTATCACAGCCAGCGTGTGGTTTACTCTTGCTCACTGCAGGCGTTTCCCAAAGGGAATGCTGCCTCCAGGGCCTGTCCTTCACACCCCAGCAGCAGGCGTGGGTTGATGTCTGCTGGGCTCTGTGGTTAACCCAGGGCGCTGCATGGAGCAGAGCCCCATCTTGCTGCAACCCTTTCCCCCCGCTCCTTGCTCCGCAGACCTGTATAACATCAGCAACACTCGAGGGAAGGTGGGGACGTTCTGCATCTTTAAGACCGTGTATAAGATCGGAGAGGATGTCATTGGGACCTTTAACTTCTCAGAAGGAGACATCCCGTGTCTCCAGGTCAGTGCTGGCTTCGAGGTcactggggggagagggagaagggattGGGGTGGCGCTGGGCTGCTGTGGGGTTTCTAGTGAGGGTTTCTTGTGGGACCCAGCTGAGATCCCCTTGGAGTGTGAGGTGAGGAAAGGCTCCAGTTCTGAGCTCGTTTAGGAAACAGAGTGCCCAGGGCTTTGCGCCAGGGCTGTGTGAGATGCTGAGAGCGAGCACCCTGCCGATTGCCGTGCAGTTCTCGGTGAGCCTGCAGACGGAGGAGAGCATCCAGGAGGAGTTCCAGCGCCGGCGTGGGCAGCCTGTCTCCTTCAGCACGCACGCCCGCCATCAGGAGGCCTGCCTGCACACAGCCCAGAGCAGCTTCAGCCTGCCCATCCCACTCGGATCTACCCCGGGATTCACCACCAACATCGGTTAGTGGCCACCAGGGAGGGAACCCGCCCCTGCTTGTCTCCGCTGcgatgtccccagccctgccactgctcagcagggctgtGTCCCGTGGGAGGGAGCTGGCCTGCGTGAGCAGGCTCATTTGCATGTCCCCTTGCCACGGACAGCTGGCACCGAGACAGCTGCTGTCCCCATCTCTTGTGGTGTTGGCTACTGACCCCCCCTCTTGCCCACAGTGTCCCTGAAGTGGAGGCTGCACTTTGAGTTCGTGACCTCCGGCGAGTCGGCGGGGACTTGCTTGGTTCGTGGGAGCCAGTCGGAGGCTGTCACCTGGACTGGGGTGGAGCAGATGGAAGTGGACACTTTCAGCTGGGACTTGCCCATCAAAGTCCTTCCCACGAACCCCATCCTGGCTTCCTACGTGTCTCAGTTCTCCAGCACAAACTCCATCACCATCTGAAGCGGGGAGAGCTGGTGGGGGGCCCGCAGTGCTGCAGGTGTGTGCTGCCGGTGGGCAGGACGGTCGCCGACATGCTGCTGCACCCTGGTGTCCCCTCTGGTTCTTCTGCGACGCCCGGCTGGGCACCGGGCGAGTCTGTCCCACCTGCGGGTGGAGGAGCACCGTGCTTGCTGCGGCACCTTGTGCTGCAGCCCTTGGATGGTAGCTGGAccctcctgcctgggtgaagaTGCAGGTCCCAGCACTCGCCGAAAAGAAACCAGGGAATGGCCTGATGTGCCTTTACCCCACGAGGGGCTTCCAAGAGGGAAAggcccagcctggggcagggagaaAGGAGCTCTTCCAGTGAAGCCCCGTACCAGCCTTGGGTGAAGGCACCTACAGGGAGACCCCAGAAGCAGAGGTCTGGACTCTGGGTGAgccaggctgggtgggagccCGCTCTCCTGCCCCGGCAGGCCTGCTGCCCCTTGCGAGGGGTGTCCCCTGCGCACAGCCCTGTGCGCTCACCCGGAGCAGGCAGGTCCTGGCCGGCTGGCCCCACGCTGCCGGCGTCCTGGATGCGGCCGCTGATCCAAAACGGAGAAGCACTGGGCACCTGGGCTGAAGGCATCCTGCTGGCCTCAGGATCCTTGGGGAGCCGGGGTGAGTGCTTGCTGTGCGTTCAGGAGCTGGGGTGGAGGTCTCCGTGCTCAACACCCAGCTCCCCGTTTCTACCACACCTTTCAAAGAGTTTTTGTCTTTGCGTGGAAATCTAGTAAAAGTCTGAAAGTGCAAAACTCGGCCTTCGCCGGAGCCTTATTCCTACACTGTTCCTGGTGGTGGACACAGCCCACCTTGCACGACAGTCACAGTCAGGAGACCTCTTTCTTTAATACCTTTATTGCAAGAACAGAAACATCTACACAAGGCTCTGCACGACACGGGCATGGCACCAGCTGTGGCAGGCTGCCTGGGGCGGCCGGCCCTACCCTGGCACGCACGGATCGCTTCAGCTCCCTGAGCCCTAGCAGGGCTcccagctggggtgggggtgtcCCCTGGGGACATCTTCTATTGGTTccccctgctctgcagccctccCCAGGCTGGCTCCTTTTGCAGTTGTTGCCCGGGGCTGGCATGCGGTGCCGGGGAACTCCTCCAGCCCCGGGAGCTGCGGGAGCAGGGGCATTAGTGGTTCCAGAGGCGGGTTGTGCTCCTCGCACTCGGGGCAGAgaaggggctggctggggtgCGTGGGTCCCACACGAAGGGCCGTGGTGCTCCCCAGCGAGCTCACGGCGGCTGCATGCAGGGGCACAGGGGtctcggggagggggagggagctgCTTAGCTTGAGGCTCGTTGCAGGAGTGCAAGACTAATTTGGTCCAGTACCCCTTTCTTTGGTGGCTGGAGGTTTCCTGCCCGCCTGGGAAGAGATCCCGTAGGATCCATCTTCCCACGGTGTGCAGGGCGTCTCTGGGCGAGGGGGCCCCGGTTCGGTTCGGGAAGCTGAAGGCGGAAGCAAAGCCGTGCCATGGCAGCGCTGGGGTCTAAGTGTTAGCTCAGAACCGTCGTGTGCGGACAGTGGATAGTGGTTTCCCTCGAAGGCGGCGGCAGTGACGTCTCTACGGGACGGGGCAGGTCTGGAGCATGCGGGAGGTGCGCTCGGAGGAGGGGGGGTGATGCGGAGGGGCGCGGGGTGCCGCCGAGCCTTCTATCTGCTCAGCCCCGCGCCCAGCACCTTGTTGCTCAGCGGCTCGGGGGTGCCGGCCGAGCCCCACTCGTGCTCCACGCTCTTCACGCAGGGCAGGCTGGGGTTGGCCTTCTGCACCACCGAGATCTGGCACGTCTGCGAGTCGTAGTGGGCCTCACACCAGTCGGGGAAGTCgatggggtgctgggtgctgtgggagAGGGCACGGTGTCATCAGACCACCCCGGTCCCTGCTCGGGCAGGCTGGCCCCTGctttcttctccccagctcaccccaccaccaccccggtGGGCTCCTGCCCACCTCTGGCCCCCGGGGCTCCGGCATCTGCTCCACCACGTTTGCAGCCGCCAGACCCCCGCAGAGGAGCCACGGCAGGGCAGCGTCACCGGCAGCAGcccacccccgccccgcgcccctcaGCCCCTCACTCACGTCTCGCAGCAGCCCACGCCGATAGGGTGCAGGCAGGTGCAGAGCAGGCAGTTGGTGCTCAGCCACGACTCCCCGAGGGAGAACTGCTTCCCCTCGTACTCGCAGGGAGCTGCCAAAAGAACGGCGATGAGCACGCGTGGGCTGGCGCCGGGGCACGAGGGAGACAGCTTGGCACCCCTCTGCCCTCGAAGAGGGGGCACGGGACTCGTCGTGACCTCCCACCCGCCCCATGGTATAGGAGATGATTGGTGGCCTCTCCACCACCCTGCGGGTATGGGATACCCAGGCGTCTGCCAAGGGTGATGATGCCATCCATGCTCTCCCGGCCGTGCCCTGcggctgtccctgctgccccagggggctggcacagaggcaagtGGCTCTTGCTTCCCTGGACAGGGCATACCCAGTGCCCCATGGGGTTCGAGCATTGCTGCAAccctggcaggaggcagcagagggaagaggggcaGCCCTCCTCCCTTTGCTGCCAGTCCTGCATGCTCAGCTCCAGCCGggctcctgccaggagctcttcatggagctgtttctcagccagAGCCCTGGGGAGCTGTTCTGTGGTTTATAGACTGCTCCTGCCACTCATCACTGGCCCACGATCGCTCTCCTGAGCTGGGCACGGTCCCTTTTGTTCTTTGCAGGCGTGCAAGGCAGAGCCCTGCCACCCCGGGGAAAGCTGAGGCCTCTTCTTCCCATCGGTATCTTCCCTTCTCACCTCCCCACTTACCTTTAGCCTGGAAGTAGCATTTGGCCTGGGAGCCCGGCagctggaggagaagggagagcagCAGGCAAAGCCTGCCCCAAGCACACCCCATCTTCTGCTCTCGCATGGCCATGGCTGGTCTTGAGCCGGGCTTCTTCGGCGAGGTTGCCTTGTTGCTCTATTGCCTttgctcctttcccttctctctctctctctctctctctctctttctgcctttttaatGCTCTCCCCCTGATCCCAAGAAGAGATATTTATAAAGTTCAGCTTTACGACCCTGGCCACCAGCTGTGCCCCACTGGAAAAGTTGTAAAACTCATTTCCTGATTTGAAAGGCATGAAAACAAGAGGTAGGATCAAGATTTTTAACAAGCTGTGAAAAGCTGATTCATGCCCTCCAGAAATGTCTCCAGTTGGAAGCCCCTGTGGGTGCAAGGCTTCACAGCAAGGGGAGATCCAAGGGACCCCAGTGGGGTTGCCCTCGGCAAGGTGGTGAGCATGCAAGCAGCAGGCGGAGGAGCCTCTGGCCACTGACCAAGAGAGCTCCAGGCTCCCCTCTGGTCACGCTGAGCCGTCACTGATCCTTCACAGCGGCCGAGGTTTTGGGAGCATCCTTTCTTGCAGGGACTGGAGTGGCACAGGCGTCCCGTTAACAGCCACTGTGGGATCGCAGAATCACAGGACGGTAGGGGCTGGAacagacctctggggatcatctggtccaacccccctgccgaagcagggtcacctacagcaggctgcacaggaccttgtccaggcgggtcttgaatatctccagagaaggagactccacaacctccctgggcagcctgttccagtgctccgtcaccctcagagggaagaagttcttcctcatgttcaggcggaacttcctgtgcttcattttgtgcccgttggcccttgtcctgttgctgggcgttgctgaaaagagtctggccccatcctcctgacacccacccttcagatatttatcagcatttattatgtccgctctcagccttctcttctccaggctgaacaagcccagctccctcagcctctcctcgtaggagagatgctccagtcccctcatcatcctcgtagccctccgatggactctctccagcagctcctcatctttcttgaagtgggaagcccagaactggatgcaggactccagacggggcctcactagggcagagtagagtgggaggagaacctccctcgatggGAGGCCATGCCAGGCTTGGGGCCACACTTAAGCTGGGGGTGACAGTGGGTCTTTATGGTGAAGAGCAGGCGGTACAGTGATTGCCATTGATGCGGAGAGGGTGAGGAAGGTTCTGTGCGAGGCTTGACCTAGGGCTTATCTGGGCAGCGCCCAGGAAAGCAGGGACTTTGAGGACCCATGCCTGCGTACGTGCAGCACCCACGAGATGCCGGAGCTGAGCAGCCTCTTACAGAGGCTGGAGACCGGCCCCAGCAGAAGCAGGTAACAGGAGGGATGAAAGCAGGAGGCAAAGGTGCATTTGGGCAACAAGTGACCTGAGAGGGAAACGAGGGCCTTGGTGGAAGCAAGAAGCCATGGGAAGATGCCATACCACCCGGGCATGTCCGCGCAGACCCTTATCCAGAGGGGCTGCCTCCAGGTTGAAGCGATCAGGCTGTCACTAGCAGGCAAAATGAGGGGGTGGGTGAGGCGGAGGAGGTCAGAGCCCTGGGAGCCGCATGGACCCAGGGAGTGACAAGCAAAGGGCTGAACCACCAAGAGGAATTTGCAGCCCTCTTCAGAGGCGCTGCCGGCAGCAGGACACAGGCTCCAGGGACAGCCCGGCCAGCGGCTCGGCCAGCGCGGGGCTGTGCCGGCAGTGAGCCGGCCGCGGCAGCAGTAGCCTGTGCGGGTCATCTGCCCCTGCGTTAAGCTCCCCACTTTCTGAGAGTTTGGGATAGGTTTACACCCTGACGCGTGAGGCTGAATATCCCTTCCAGAATTTGTGTTGGCATCCGCTATTATAGCTGGATATTTTTGCTATCCCCATAAATGCCCAATCCCTCCTTGAATCCTGCTAACTTTTGGCCTGAGCATTTTCCTGTGGCAGCCTAATTAAGcgcagagtgaaaaaaaaaaaaacctgcttcccTTTATCCGCTTTGGATTCGCCACCTTTGGATTTGCAGGCATAGTCCCTTTGCGCTGCTGCTCCGGGCCCCCTcgccatcccattccatccccaTCCTGCACCTCACACTCTTGCCTTGgagagagcagccccagctttGTGTCCCCTCTCCCCCTCAGAGAGTTACCCCAGCCCTCTCGTAGTGCCCTGAATGATGCTGTGCCCTCCCAGGCAGGGTGGCTGGGTGGCATTGAGGGTGGGATCAGTTCGAAAAGGCTGATAATAAATCAGAGAAGCTTGGGGCACCCGCGAAGAACCTGCCAACCATAGGTCCGTGAGCTGGGATGGTGAAGTGTATCAGTGACAAACGAAATGCACCCTTTGGTGCAGAGTTGTTACTATATAAGGAGGATAAAAGCGTCCGTCGTCGGAGCAGTAAATGAGTATTCCTATTGTGTGTTTGGAAAAAGAGGTCTGGCACGCTAGCAACCAC
This DNA window, taken from Opisthocomus hoazin isolate bOpiHoa1 chromosome Z, bOpiHoa1.hap1, whole genome shotgun sequence, encodes the following:
- the RGP1 gene encoding RAB6A-GEF complex partner protein 2, producing MIEVLAKLGRGPVFLAGEVLECVITFTNPLSASSTSASSEMLAWASAQIHCQFHASENRVALPPSDGSKHDVQAENETVFVPNRGERGQCILSTPPKILFCDLRLDPGESKSYSYCETLPIDGPPSFRGQSVKYVYKLTIGCQRVNSPIKLLRVPFRVLVLHGLKDYQFPQDEAVAPSNPFLEEEEGLKKDSRLADLAKELLMVTTSRRSLHLYNISNTRGKVGTFCIFKTVYKIGEDVIGTFNFSEGDIPCLQFSVSLQTEESIQEEFQRRRGQPVSFSTHARHQEACLHTAQSSFSLPIPLGSTPGFTTNIVSLKWRLHFEFVTSGESAGTCLVRGSQSEAVTWTGVEQMEVDTFSWDLPIKVLPTNPILASYVSQFSSTNSITI
- the MSMP gene encoding prostate-associated microseminoprotein, with product MAMREQKMGCAWGRLCLLLSLLLQLPGSQAKCYFQAKAPCEYEGKQFSLGESWLSTNCLLCTCLHPIGVGCCETTQHPIDFPDWCEAHYDSQTCQISVVQKANPSLPCVKSVEHEWGSAGTPEPLSNKVLGAGLSR